From Cannabis sativa cultivar Pink pepper isolate KNU-18-1 chromosome 8, ASM2916894v1, whole genome shotgun sequence, a single genomic window includes:
- the LOC133030468 gene encoding uncharacterized protein LOC133030468 has translation MGRGVTQTQFFKTPRPRRKNESRDNNRIAELERRLSQYEEQMNELLQAFRSQQSNTCGTSHASGSAVGGASNEPPTVSRAYSPPPPSAKFVKASARPHAPPMGASAPPLVAPLRASTPPPAPPLRASTPRPAPPLKASTPRPAPPLTISTPPTPAPSVTSKKKLKCNLHVEDRSMNKPPLVATGHVVIQPKLEKLRVDGKEYGDTYSCVFIEKIIKHNALLPQLLEQQGFRTVGEAIGCYVAWPRAYTVLEKSNQETAIIVRSLELFDLPINIAKSNFGMFFFLSETSKKGTHR, from the exons ATGGGGCGTGGCGTCACCCAAACCCAATTTTTCAAGACCCCACGCCCTAGAAGAAAGAATGAGAGTAGAGACAATAATCGCATAGCTGAGCTCGAGAGGCGACTTTCTCAGTATGAGGAACAGATGAATGAACTCCTCCAAGCATTCAGGTCTCAACAAAGTAACACTTGTGGTACTTCTCATGCATCTGGTTCAGCTGTTGGAGGAGCATCCAATGAACCACCAACAGTAAGCAGAGCCTATTCTCCACCACCACCCTCAGCTAAATTTGTCAAGGCATCCGCTCGACCCCATGCACCTCCTATGGGGGCATCTGCTCCACCCCTAGTGGCTCCTCTCAGGGCATCTACTCCACCCCCAGCGCCTCCTCTCAGGGCATCTACTCCACGCCCAGCGCCTCCTCTCAAGGCATCTACTCCACGCCCAGCACCTCCTCTTACGATATCTACTCCACCAACACCAGCACCTTCGGTTACATCGAAGAAG AAATTAAAGTGCAACTTGCACGTGGAAGATCGCTCCATGAATAAGCCACCCCTAGTTGCAACTGGGCACGTAGTAATACAACCAAAACTTGAGAAGTTGAGAGTAGATGGAAAAGAGTACGGTGACACCTATTCTTGTGTTTTCATCgagaaaattattaaacataatgCTCTACTCCCACAGCTGCTTGAACAACAAGGCTTTCGCACAGTGGGAGAGGCAATTGGGTGTTACGTTGCTTGGCCAAGGGCATATACAGTCTTAGAAAAATCTAATCAAGAAACTGCAATCATTGTTCGTAGTTTAGAGTTATTTGATTTACCAATTAATATTGCTAAATCTAACTTtggaatgtttttttttctaagtgagACCAGCAAAAAAGGCACGCACAGATAA